The Sulfurospirillum sp. UCH001 genome segment TGAGAACGTTTACCTACACATCGTTATCGCTGATAATAGGAAACCAATGTTGCCTTAGCAATGGTATTGGCACCTAGCATAAAACCTACAAGTGCTGGCGAAGCAGAAGTATCCAAGGGTAATTTATCAACACACAGAGCATGAACCGTAAAAACATAACGATGTGCTTTATCTCCTTTTGGAGGACACGCGCCTCCAAATCCTGCCTTACCATAATCAGTCATACTTTGAATAGCAGGAATAGCAGATGTTTTGCTCACATTTCCAAAATCAGCAGGCACACCCTGGACTGAGGCTGGTATATTAAAAACAACCCAATGCCACCAACCGCTACCTGTTGGAGCATCTGGATCATAAACGGTTATCGCGAAGCTTTTAGTACCATTAGGTACATTGCTCCAGCTAAGCGCTGGAGAGATATTTGAGCCATCGCAACCAAAACTTGCTGCCTCTTGTGTTTTTGATAATTGTCCTGAAAGGTCAGTACTGTGCAAAGTAAATCCATCTGCAAACAGTGCACTTCCCATCAATGCTAGTAGTATTGGTAAATGTCTTAGTTTCATGAAGATCCTTTTTTTAAATTTCAAGGATCATTTTACACGTAAAAAAAGCTTATTAGTTAGTCTGTAAAGTCTAACTTTTTGTCTATAAAGTTTTTAGGAGGTTGTGTGTATCGTTCTTTGAATAATCTTGAAAAATGGGACTGATTTTTGAATCCTGCTCTAAACGCAGCTTCTCCGATACTAAGACCTCCTTTTTCGATTAAAAAATAGGCTCTTTCAACTCTTTTGTTCCATATCCATTTCATAGGTGTTGTTTTTAAATGCGTTGCGAACTCTGCTTTAAATCCACTCAAACTTCTTCCACTAAATTTTGCAAACTCGGAAAGACTCCAGTTTTGTGTAAAGTGTTCTTCCATAAATGTTTGAAGATGAATATCTCGAGGAATCAATGTATGAAAATAAGAGACTAATTGTTGTCCCTTTTCTGAGCCTAAAAGCAATAATAAAAGTTCTTGCAATTTAAGCATCAAAATTTTCTCAACAAAAGCAGGTTTTTGTTCAATGAATGGCAAAAGAGAAAGTGCTGTAGTTTTCATAAAAGGGGTAAGTTCTATCTTGCAGAAGGGTTCAATAAAACGATTCACTTTAGTGGAATGTAAAGCGATGGTTTCTAGCAGTGGAGATAACCAATGGGCAATCACTTTTTCATCAAAAAAGATTAACAAACACGTATAATTTCCACCTTCGCAGACTTCACTCATAACATATTCACCGCGTGATAAAAAAAATGCCTCACCGGCTTTGACTTCAACATCGCCATTTTTCAGATGAAGCATCTTTGTACCTTCTAAAACAATATTGAGAAGATTTTGCTCCATGTACACTTCCGCTTTATAGTGATCTTTTACAGAAAAATAGCGTGCAATAACAGCTCCATTGAGTTCAATCGTATGATCTTTATAATTGTTTTTAATGTATTCAACCACATGAGTCGTCATCTATATTTCCTGTTCATTAACTCTATTGAGATACAATTTTAGCATGATACCTCTTTGAGGAGAAGAAAAATGACACCAAATAGACTGCGTTGTGGGTGGGTCAAGCTCAGTGATCCTACGTATGTTTCTTATCACGATGAAGAATGGGGAAAACCTCTACATGATGACAGGGCACTCTTTGAGCTCTTTTGTTTAGAAACCCAATCTGCAGGGCTTAGTTGGTTGACTGTTCTTAAAAAACGTGAAGGCTACCGTAATGCCTTTGCCAGTTTTGTCCTTGAAAAAGTGGCACATCTTGGCGAAATGGACGTTGAGCGCATTTTAAGTGAAGGCGAAGTCATCAAAAGCCGCCCCAAAATCGAAGCTATCATCAACAATGCCAAACTTTTTCAAACCATTATCCAAGAACATGGTTCAATCGATGCCTATTTTTGGGCTTATGTTAACAATAAAACCGTTATAAATGATGTGCCCAACTATAAAACAGCAGCATGTACTTCACCTGTTTCAGATGCACTTACCAAAGATCTTAAAAAACGAGGTTTTAAGTTTGTAGGTTCAACAACCATTTATGCTTTTATGCAAGCCTGTGGTATGGTAAATGACCACGAAAACAGCTGTGGATGTAAATAAAATGACAACTGAAATTCTCGAAAATTACTGTTTAAGTCATATTGGCGCACTCAAAGAGTACCCGTTTGATGAGACAACGGCAGTCTTTAAAGTTGGCCATAAAATTTTCGCACTGGTGGATGAAGAGAGCAACCCTCCTCGCATCAATCTTAAATGTGATCCTTACTATGCAAGAGAGTTAAGAGAGATGTATGAAAATGTTATTGCAGGGTATCATATGAATAAAAAGCATTGGAATACCGTCATTTGCGATGATGAGATTGACGAGTCAATGCTTTTTGGCTGGATTGATGATTCGTACGACCTTGTTTTTCATTCTCTCTCTAAAAAAATGCAATCTTTTATTCGCAATGCATAAAAAAATTAGGCTGATGCAAAAGATTCTCGTATCCGTTTAACATCGCGTATTGGTGGAAGCCCAAAAAGACGGGCATATTCACGACTAAACTGTGATGGACTCTCATAACCTACTTGAAAAGCCGCATTACTTGCTTCCATTTCTTCAACCATCAAAAGTCGTCTAGCTTCCTGCAAACGTAATGATTTTTGAAACTGCAATGGACTCATCGTCGTAACACGTTTAAAATGATAATGAAATGACGATGCACTCATCTGAGCTTCTTGTGCCAGTATTTCGATACGCAATGGCTCAGCCAAATCATTTTTAATCATCGTAATGGCCTTAGCAATACGTTGTGCAAGGCTGCCATTTTTTGCAAACTGTCGGATAAT includes the following:
- a CDS encoding YbhB/YbcL family Raf kinase inhibitor-like protein — its product is MKLRHLPILLALMGSALFADGFTLHSTDLSGQLSKTQEAASFGCDGSNISPALSWSNVPNGTKSFAITVYDPDAPTGSGWWHWVVFNIPASVQGVPADFGNVSKTSAIPAIQSMTDYGKAGFGGACPPKGDKAHRYVFTVHALCVDKLPLDTSASPALVGFMLGANTIAKATLVSYYQR
- a CDS encoding helix-turn-helix domain-containing protein, with protein sequence MTTHVVEYIKNNYKDHTIELNGAVIARYFSVKDHYKAEVYMEQNLLNIVLEGTKMLHLKNGDVEVKAGEAFFLSRGEYVMSEVCEGGNYTCLLIFFDEKVIAHWLSPLLETIALHSTKVNRFIEPFCKIELTPFMKTTALSLLPFIEQKPAFVEKILMLKLQELLLLLLGSEKGQQLVSYFHTLIPRDIHLQTFMEEHFTQNWSLSEFAKFSGRSLSGFKAEFATHLKTTPMKWIWNKRVERAYFLIEKGGLSIGEAAFRAGFKNQSHFSRLFKERYTQPPKNFIDKKLDFTD
- a CDS encoding DNA-3-methyladenine glycosylase I codes for the protein MTPNRLRCGWVKLSDPTYVSYHDEEWGKPLHDDRALFELFCLETQSAGLSWLTVLKKREGYRNAFASFVLEKVAHLGEMDVERILSEGEVIKSRPKIEAIINNAKLFQTIIQEHGSIDAYFWAYVNNKTVINDVPNYKTAACTSPVSDALTKDLKKRGFKFVGSTTIYAFMQACGMVNDHENSCGCK
- a CDS encoding MmcQ/YjbR family DNA-binding protein, coding for MTTKTAVDVNKMTTEILENYCLSHIGALKEYPFDETTAVFKVGHKIFALVDEESNPPRINLKCDPYYARELREMYENVIAGYHMNKKHWNTVICDDEIDESMLFGWIDDSYDLVFHSLSKKMQSFIRNA